A region of uncultured Carboxylicivirga sp. DNA encodes the following proteins:
- a CDS encoding ATP-binding protein — translation MARADLLLNLIKHGISDNKSMFRKVAEAIIAEERKKNHVVLAKDLEEVLSSTENRQTFNKPSILEGRIESFVTEVVPRKTFTDIILPKDVKIICEEIIKEQFRVDLLRSYNLEPRNRILLIGPPGNGKTSLAEVIANSLMIPLYVVRYESIIGTYLGETASRLNKLFEYVRTRQCVLFFDEFETLGKERGDTHETGEIKRVVSSLLLQIDRLPSHVFVIGATNHPELLDRAVWRRFQARVNLPQPTRERIEEWIVGFESRYSMQFGYSPLTLAKRLYGANYSEIEDFALTILRKYILNKPDQILKEIVKQELSLWDTRTEKVVT, via the coding sequence ATGGCTAGAGCAGATTTATTATTGAATTTAATTAAACATGGAATTTCGGATAATAAAAGTATGTTTCGAAAAGTTGCTGAGGCGATAATTGCTGAAGAACGAAAAAAGAATCATGTTGTTCTAGCAAAAGATTTAGAGGAGGTTTTAAGTTCTACTGAAAATAGGCAAACATTTAATAAACCTTCGATTTTGGAGGGACGAATTGAAAGTTTTGTAACTGAAGTTGTGCCTAGAAAGACTTTTACAGACATCATTCTTCCGAAAGATGTGAAAATAATTTGTGAAGAAATAATTAAAGAGCAGTTTCGTGTTGATCTATTAAGGTCCTATAATTTAGAACCACGAAATAGAATTCTTTTGATCGGGCCTCCAGGAAATGGTAAAACTTCACTAGCAGAAGTAATAGCCAACTCACTCATGATTCCTCTTTATGTTGTAAGATATGAATCTATTATCGGTACTTACCTTGGAGAAACAGCTTCTAGGTTAAATAAGTTATTTGAGTATGTTCGTACAAGACAATGTGTGTTGTTTTTTGATGAGTTTGAGACATTAGGGAAGGAAAGAGGTGATACACATGAGACAGGTGAAATTAAAAGAGTTGTAAGTTCATTACTTTTACAAATTGATAGATTACCATCTCATGTTTTTGTAATTGGAGCAACAAATCATCCAGAATTACTTGATAGAGCTGTTTGGAGGCGGTTTCAAGCAAGAGTTAACCTTCCTCAACCTACAAGAGAGAGAATTGAAGAATGGATTGTTGGGTTTGAATCTCGATATTCAATGCAATTTGGATATTCACCTTTAACTTTAGCTAAAAGACTTTATGGTGCTAATTACTCTGAAATAGAGGATTTTGCATTAACAATATTAAGGAAATACATACTTAATAAACCTGATCAGATCCTTAAGGAAATTGTGAAGCAAGAATTGAGCCTTTGGGATACGAGAACAGAGAAAGTTGTCACATAA
- a CDS encoding LytTR family DNA-binding domain-containing protein encodes MQLRSLVIDDEPLALKQLIAYVIKTPFLQLEGSCSRAFEAMDFLKKHQVDVMFIDINMPELNGMELVKALENPPMVVFTTAYSEYALEGFKVNAIDYLLKPIDYSDFLKASNKALEYYQLKHDVKDTIGGDDDFLFIKSEYKLMRIRFENILYIEAMREYVRIHLKGEKPVMSLISMKNLEQRLPQNSFMRVHRSFIVNLNHITTIERNRIVYDRDQYIPVSDQYKDRFQEYVNKNFL; translated from the coding sequence ATGCAACTGAGAAGCTTAGTGATAGATGATGAACCGTTGGCATTAAAGCAACTGATTGCTTATGTTATAAAAACACCCTTTTTACAATTAGAGGGATCTTGTTCGCGTGCGTTTGAGGCAATGGATTTTTTAAAGAAGCATCAGGTTGATGTGATGTTTATTGATATTAATATGCCCGAATTAAACGGGATGGAGCTGGTAAAAGCTCTGGAAAACCCTCCCATGGTTGTTTTTACAACAGCGTATTCTGAATATGCTTTAGAAGGATTTAAGGTTAATGCAATAGATTACCTTCTTAAACCCATTGATTATTCCGACTTTTTAAAGGCTTCCAATAAGGCTCTCGAATATTATCAATTAAAACATGATGTGAAGGATACAATTGGAGGAGATGATGATTTCTTATTTATTAAGTCGGAGTATAAACTGATGCGTATCCGGTTTGAAAACATCTTATATATTGAGGCCATGCGCGAGTATGTTCGAATACATCTGAAGGGGGAGAAGCCTGTGATGTCATTAATAAGCATGAAGAATCTTGAACAGCGTTTGCCACAAAACTCATTTATGCGTGTACACCGTTCCTTTATTGTCAATCTTAATCATATAACTACAATTGAACGAAATAGAATTGTGTATGACCGAGACCAATATATTCCGGTGAGCGATCAGTATAAAGACCGATTTCAGGAGTATGTCAATAAAAACTTTTTATAA
- a CDS encoding sensor histidine kinase, translated as MFKNRPKYLLPVIYSILWVGVLYTPSLFVPDVSNHYWGRLLFEWFRIIPFLLFFLLNAFVLVPYLFKKGRYPYYLIVTAVLAGFISFAVSTSVSEKITLFGVRLEGPIPLNQRRPPMGQNPEMDRGQMPPQREGLQQLQNQPFPGRPLFVRLAGNFITAFLMLGLFDAIYAVGRLTHEEKQRMELEKQQLKTELDFLKHQISPHFFMNTLNNIHALVDLDKTAAQSSIIRLSRMMRYLLYESDKGYTTIKKEIEFTKSFLQLMGIRYPEDKVFISGDYPEIDKDFTIPAFLFVSYIENAFKHGINPNGSSYIHVELRILNEQALQFRICNSNHPVSDPQAFKSSGVGLVNSLQRLKLLYGDNFELTETTINDEYCVNLIIPINATEKLSDR; from the coding sequence GTGTTTAAAAACAGACCTAAATACTTATTGCCGGTTATCTATTCAATATTATGGGTAGGAGTCTTGTATACACCGTCGTTATTTGTTCCTGATGTATCCAATCATTATTGGGGACGATTACTATTCGAATGGTTCAGGATTATTCCTTTTTTATTGTTCTTTCTTTTGAACGCATTTGTGTTGGTTCCATACCTCTTTAAGAAAGGAAGGTATCCTTATTATTTGATTGTTACAGCTGTATTGGCTGGATTTATAAGCTTTGCTGTAAGTACCAGTGTTTCTGAAAAAATTACCTTGTTTGGTGTTCGATTGGAGGGACCAATCCCATTAAACCAGAGGCGACCACCCATGGGGCAGAATCCAGAGATGGATCGCGGTCAGATGCCTCCTCAGAGAGAAGGGCTGCAGCAATTACAAAACCAGCCCTTTCCCGGTCGCCCCTTATTTGTTCGTTTAGCCGGTAATTTTATTACAGCTTTTCTTATGTTGGGATTGTTTGATGCCATTTATGCTGTTGGTCGATTAACACACGAGGAGAAGCAAAGGATGGAGCTGGAAAAGCAACAATTAAAAACAGAACTCGATTTTTTAAAGCATCAGATCAGTCCGCATTTTTTCATGAATACTTTGAATAATATTCATGCTCTGGTTGATTTGGATAAAACTGCTGCCCAGAGTTCTATCATTCGTTTGTCGCGTATGATGCGCTATCTTCTGTATGAGTCAGATAAGGGTTATACTACCATCAAAAAAGAAATAGAATTTACCAAAAGCTTTTTGCAACTGATGGGTATTCGTTATCCCGAAGATAAAGTATTCATATCAGGTGATTATCCCGAAATAGATAAAGATTTTACTATACCGGCCTTCCTTTTTGTATCGTACATTGAAAATGCCTTTAAGCATGGAATCAATCCTAACGGATCGTCATATATCCATGTTGAATTGAGAATTCTCAATGAGCAGGCATTGCAATTCAGAATCTGTAACAGCAATCATCCGGTATCGGATCCACAGGCATTTAAATCATCCGGCGTGGGACTTGTAAATTCTTTACAGCGACTTAAATTGCTTTATGGCGATAATTTTGAATTAACCGAAACAACCATTAATGATGAATATTGTGTAAACCTTATTATTCCAATAAATGCAACTGAGAAGCTTAGTGATAGATGA
- a CDS encoding DUF1566 domain-containing protein, with protein sequence MKKRMILSTLPIMTILLVVSWCSCQVQEINADDEGVEIATSNYSFTIVGTGQKTFYNNYSEISEPEQGDDFYGQDACYTQNAPDYVDNQDGTITDKVTGLMWQQDPGEKMTYDEAISLLSSIELAGYTDWRMPTIKELYSLIQFNGTDPSGYESSSTDGLQPFIDDSYFVFSYGREEDGDRLIDSQFATSTLDVGGSAFGGGNLMFGVNFADGRIKGYPTGAMPGRSAKTFYVLFVRGNNYYGINQLKDNEDGTISDEATGLMWMKNDNGVAIDWEDALNFAEELDYAEHTDWRLPTAKELQSIVDYSRAPDATQSAAIDPMFTCTSIVNEGGDDDFGYYWSSTTHYNFLNEASNAVYISFGRGLGYFNGVWMDVHGAGCQRSDPKEGSADLYPYGHGPQGDAIRVKNYVRCVRSID encoded by the coding sequence ATGAAAAAAAGAATGATACTTTCGACTTTGCCAATTATGACAATACTATTGGTTGTCAGTTGGTGTTCCTGTCAGGTTCAGGAGATTAATGCGGATGATGAAGGTGTAGAAATCGCAACAAGCAACTATTCCTTTACAATTGTCGGAACAGGACAAAAGACTTTCTATAATAATTATTCAGAGATCTCAGAACCTGAACAAGGTGATGATTTCTATGGTCAGGATGCTTGTTATACACAAAATGCTCCTGATTACGTCGACAATCAGGATGGAACCATAACTGATAAAGTCACCGGCCTGATGTGGCAACAGGATCCGGGTGAAAAGATGACATATGATGAAGCCATTAGTTTATTGTCTTCGATTGAACTGGCTGGTTATACCGACTGGCGTATGCCGACCATCAAAGAGCTATACTCTTTAATACAGTTTAATGGAACCGACCCCAGTGGTTACGAAAGTTCTTCTACAGATGGCCTGCAGCCTTTTATCGATGATAGTTACTTTGTTTTTTCCTATGGAAGAGAAGAAGATGGTGATCGATTGATTGATTCTCAATTTGCTACAAGCACATTGGATGTTGGAGGATCAGCCTTTGGAGGTGGTAATCTGATGTTTGGAGTTAATTTTGCGGATGGTAGAATAAAAGGCTATCCAACAGGAGCAATGCCCGGAAGATCAGCTAAAACATTTTATGTACTTTTTGTAAGAGGTAACAACTATTACGGAATCAATCAATTGAAGGATAACGAAGATGGTACTATCTCAGATGAAGCTACCGGTTTGATGTGGATGAAAAATGATAATGGAGTGGCAATCGATTGGGAAGATGCACTTAACTTTGCAGAAGAGCTGGATTATGCTGAACATACCGATTGGCGATTACCAACAGCAAAGGAGTTGCAGAGTATTGTTGATTATAGTCGGGCTCCGGATGCTACACAATCGGCCGCTATTGATCCAATGTTTACATGCACATCAATTGTAAATGAAGGTGGCGACGATGATTTTGGTTATTACTGGAGTAGCACAACACATTACAATTTTCTTAATGAGGCAAGCAATGCAGTTTATATTTCATTTGGAAGAGGATTGGGTTACTTTAATGGTGTTTGGATGGATGTGCATGGGGCCGGTTGTCAGCGAAGTGATCCAAAAGAAGGAAGTGCTGACTTGTATCCTTATGGTCACGGACCACAAGGAGATGCCATCAGAGTTAAAAATTACGTACGATGTGTCAGATCCATTGATTAG